From Triticum aestivum cultivar Chinese Spring chromosome 4A, IWGSC CS RefSeq v2.1, whole genome shotgun sequence, a single genomic window includes:
- the LOC123082836 gene encoding mannan endo-1,4-beta-mannosidase 3, producing the protein MRPRPPADLVVGLFLLAVLVVVPWHAAAAGGDGGGMVRTDGTRFVAGDGDRTVYLSGFNAYWLMEMASDPSRRGGVVSAFRQAAAHGLNLARTWAFSDGGDRPLQSSPSVYHEDMFQGLDFVVAEARRHGIYLLLCLTNNFDDFGGKRQYVQWAREDVAAGAGAHNLTSADDFFDNTLVKSYYKNHVKTVLTRVNTVSGVAYRDDPAIFGWELMNEPRCGADPTGAMVQAWVEEMAPYLKAIDAAHLVTAGLEGFYGDGAHESKELNPWGIYYGTNFVATHQAAGIDFATIHLYPDVWLWGSTADQQARFFRNWTASHVSDTHRHLRKPLLVTEYGKFLWEEGGENATSATQRRDRFLGTVLDAIYESASRGGPLVGGAFWQLLLDGDGMDALKDGYQIVLPEDARAASIISDHSEKMAELSEQDAAESGRRTTRKIGSFVSWDGTHPYVQRFLIRFVSLLRSVSSLFGPM; encoded by the exons ATGAGGCCACGGCCGCCGGCTGATCTCGTGGTCGGCCTTTTCCTCCTGGCTGTCCTCGTCGTCGTGCCGTGGCATGCCGCCGCGGCCGGAGGGGACGGCGGCGGCATGGTGCGGACGGACGGCACGCGCTTCGTGGCGGGGGACGGCGACCGGACGGTGTACCTCAGCGGGTTCAACGCCTACTGGCTCATGGAGATGGCGTCCGACCCGTCGCGGCGGGGCGGGGTGGTGTCGGCGTTCCGGCAGGCGGCGGCGCACGGCCTCAACCTCGCGCGCACCTGGGCATTCAGCGACGGCGGCGACCGCCCGCTGCAGTCCTCGCCGAGCGTCTACCACGAGGATATGTTCCAG GGTCTGGACTTCGTCGTCGCCGAGGCGAGGCGGCATGGGATATACCTCCTCCTCTGTCTTACCAACAACTTCGACGACTTCGGCGGCAAGCGCCAGTACGTCCAGTGGGCGAGGGAGGAcgtcgccgccggcgccggcgctcaCAACCTCACCTCCGCCGACGACTTCTTCGACAACACCCTCGTCAAGTCCTACTACAAGAACCACGTCAAG ACGGTGCTGACGAGGGTGAACACGGTGAGCGGCGTGGCGTACCGGGACGACCCGGCCATCTTCGGGTGGGAGCTGATGAACGAGCCCCGGTGCGGCGCCGACCCCACGGGCGCCATGGTGCAGGCGTGGGTGGAGGAGATGGCGCCGTACCTCAAGGCCATCGACGCCGCCCACCTGGTCACGGCGGGGCTGGAGGGCTTCTACGGCGACGGCGCGCACGAGAGCAAGGAGCTCAACCCGTGGGGCATCTACTACGGCACCAACTTCGTGGCCACGCACCAGGCCGCCGGGATCGACTTCGCCACCATCCACCTCTACCCGGACGTCTGGCTCTGGGGCTCCACCGCCGACCAGCAGGCGCGCTTCTTCCGCAACTGGACGGCGTCGCATGTCAGTGACACCCACCGCCACCTCCGCAAGCCGCTCCTCGTCACCGAGTACGGCAAGTTCCTCTGGGAGGAGGGCGGCGAGAACGCCACGTCCGCCACGCAGAGGAGGGACCGCTTCCTCGGCACGGTGCTCGACGCCATCTACGAGTCGGCGTCCCGGGGCGGGCCGCTCGTCGGCGGCGCCTTCTGGCAGCTGCTGCTCGACGGGGACGGCATGGACGCGCTCAAGGACGGGTACCAGATCGTGCTCCCCGAGGACGCCCGCGCAGCCAGCATCATCAGCGATCACTCCGAGAAGATGGCCGAGCTCAGCGAGCAGGACGCGGCGGAGTCCGGTCGTCGAACGACGAGGAAGATCGGCAGTTTTGTCAGCTGGGATGGTACTCATCCTTACGTCCAAAGATTCTTGATTCGTTTCGTCTCTCTGCTCAGATCCGTTTCTTCACTGTTTGGTCCCATGTAG